Within the Parus major isolate Abel chromosome 18, Parus_major1.1, whole genome shotgun sequence genome, the region TCGTTACAAGATTCCTAACAGGAATAATACTAATTATTCCTATGAGGAATAAGACTGCTATATTATATATCTTAGTATATGCTATGTCAGTACATATATTAtgttattatatattatagtaTGTATAATATGTATagtatttatatgtatatggTACATTATGCCAATATTGTACATGGTGTTATTTTATAGACACTGGATGCCTTTCTCACAATATATCCTTATGCTACTATCAAAAactattatatatatagtaGGTTAGTATACATTAATATATGTATGTAATGTGTCAGTAATTGACTTTAAAGTATTAaactattttcctttatttgttttgcttgaCATTTCCTGAAATCAGCGCTATGCTAACTCTCCTTCACTGATTTGAAGTATGCTGGTTATATTTCTTACAGGATTGCTTGTagacattttataattttgagGGATATATTCTAGTGACAATATTTgacaaaattaatataaatcaCTGTACAAACTAAATGtaaagagtttattttccttagtgtaaatatttaaaactgaatttagtTGCAGTTCCATCTCTTTTTTCAATTATCCAAGTAGGTACCATCCTTTATTCAGTTCAAAATAGAATTTTGTCAGAATTATGCAAtattttcagaggcagaaacaAGCCTATAAGGAAGCTCAGACTGAAATTTTAGCACTTTGATGTTTTGATACACAAAATTCTAACAACATTCCTCAAGTTTCcatgtgaaaaaataacatattatcattatttaaatacatattcattttcCTGTTCCTTCACAATCAGTGCCAGTGACCCTTGATGTCTGGGATAAATGCAAAAAACCCACTCTAAATAATTGGAAAGTACTTTCTgatgttttgtttgggttttttttccccttaggaTAGTTTCTCCAGGAACTGGTGTCTACTGGAGATCCCTGGGGAGAGTGTAGACAATTCTGCAGTGATCAGTACTTTAAATATCACTCTCTTTAAGAATCTTGTGACAAAAATATCAACAATCTAATCCAATTCTCATACTGTATTTATACAATGGACACAAATAAAACGACTACCAGGATTTCCAGCATACCTGCACAGAAGCTCTGCCTTACAGCAACTCTACCTGTCCCTAAAAAGTGAATAAATCAAGATCTTACCTTTTGAGAGACAAAGAGTTGCAGATTGGAAGACGGACAGTATTAAAAAACAGAGTTAGTAACTTACTGCTGCACTCCAGACAACATTTATAGACTGAAAACATATGGATGGCTGGAAAGCAGACTGAAAATCCCAGCTGACACTGGCAGACCCCCATTGAATGAATGTGAGCATCCATAGGAATGCACTGGAACTTGTGGAATGCAGGGCCAGTTTCCCTTCATTCCCGACCTCCCTAGTCCCAAGCCCTGAAACTCTTACCTTAGAGATTTCTGAGAAAGGACGAGACACACAGATCCCAGGGTACTTTTATAGGATCTGATCTGCATATGTAGCCACCACCTCCTCTTTCTTAGGTCAAAACATTTTTGGCAATCTTAACTCCTAACAGAATTGCGATTCATATTAGAAGTGAATGGATATAATTAGACATAACAGGTCTGTGAATCAATGTCCTATAAATAATTTGACAAGAAAGCATGAGAAGGGGGGGAGGTGGGGGTGTGTTCTAAAGGAGATGAAAGGGGCTACACTGGCTCTGTAATCCATCGGATGCTGACTCGCACAGAAAAAGTGAAGAGTAAGAGCCAGTGTGTCTCATAGAAAACATGTAGGGATGGAGAGAAGGCACgggctcctgcctgctgcaagcACTCAGAGTCCTcagtgaggaaaagcaggaggggTCCTACTGAGAGGCAGCATTATTGCTAGAGGAAGAATAGCCCAATGCAGGAGGAAGCAtctgaaaaggaacagaagttGCAGAAGTTGCAGAAGTGAGAATCAGGAGATGATAAGAATTACCAAGGACTAGAATGGACCAAAGCTGAAGCAAGAGAATGGGGGAAGAATGAGTCTGAATACAGTGATAAGGAAGGATATGTGACTAAAGAAGAGGAagtccctggaggtgtttaagacTGTGGCACTCAGTGACATGGTATAGTTGATAAGGTGGTGTTAGGtcaggttggacttgatgatctcaaaggtcttttccaacctggtTAATTCTGTGAAGTAAATAGGGATGAAATTCCAGTGAGATAACAGCAAGTTACCATGaacaacagaagaaataaaagagcagAACAAAGCCTAAACATAGAAGATTCAAAGCCTAAAGATAGAAGATTCAAAGCCTAAAGATAGAAGATTCAAAGCCTGAGGTCATCAAGTCCCAAACAAAAGGCACAGGAATCAAATTCTTGTTTTTGGAGCTGAAGGTTTTCAAAGATCATATGAACAGCACTATGGAAGCGTTGTACTGAACTTAAGACATTTATTCAATTGGAATCAGGAGAGATTGATGATGTTGAGCTGCTGTCTCAACATAGGGTATTCACTCAGAATTGCTTTTGCAAGATAAATATGCTAGGAAAGATTTAATAAATTTACATCCTCTAAAATAGTCAGTCATACCCTATGCTGCTCTGGAAGTTCAGCAACTATTTCCAGAGGTATCTGAACCTCATGATAGTTTGTGTAAAAAGCCAATCTACTGTCCTGATCTCTGGGTTATTCCTCACCCAGATTAAGGAGGGGACACATTCTATATTCACAAAGATCAGAGTGGTGAAGAGAGCAGTGGAACCATTCACTTTACTGAgaagccatttcctctccaTGCAACACATCTGGATTTGTTCAGGGTTTGGAGGTGCTTGGTTTTTCTTACAGTGtggtggttttggttggtttgttgggatttttttgtttgtgtttttgggttttggttttttttggttggttgggtttttttcatgtattgGTCTTCACTTTCCAAACTGCAGTTCCTACGACAAACAAGGAAATCTGAAGTGAGTCACATCTCAGCAGCTTCACCTGGTCCTACAGCATATTGCCTCCTCAATTACAGTACCAGTTGTGCTCCTGTCTCTCTTAGCATCTCCTACTCAGAGGTCTGGATAAGAAAGTGAGGTaattccttcctcctcttctctcaGCTGTCTGCATCTCTGTGATGGCACTGTAATCCAGGGTGTGGGAAGGAGATTGACAGACATCAGTTTCGTGTTTGGAGTAAATTCCCACTGAAGATAAGACTGAGGCCTATGCTTTAGCCCTAACATCTAAATCCTCATCAAAATATAAATCAGCACTTTCATGTCTTTACTGCAATTATATTGTGCGAGAACTGGAATTCAGGGTTAGTTACAGGTATTTCAAGGACTCTCTATGTTGTCTTATCTTGCTGATGCATGCAGTTTTTGACCTGGGTTAAAACTtggctgtgaagaaaaaaagaaaagaaaaccatggTTTTCCCACAGTCATGTATAATACTGGCATAAAAGCCTTGATTTGCAAGATCTTTTTCAAATAGATAAAGAATAATCCATAAAGGTTTGAAAACTCAAACGAAAGTAGTTTTTCAAGGGATTTTTCAGTATCACATTAAATTGAAAACTTCCACAACCTGTAACATATTGCTTGATCTGCTTTCACttgtatttgttcttttcttgaTTTGCCTTTATATTCCCAGTCAATGCCTTGTGAGAGCTTGCACTCATAGGGACTGGAAAATGAATCAGTTGTTTTGATGTAGTTGTCTATCTCAGACTGAACTGAAACATTCTTGTCTCTAATAGTATTGTCTACTACTGCAGCTCAGACATTCAGCTCACTCACCTAGATTCATTTGGGCATGAAGGTGACTAAAAATAGATATTTGAGTCTGGAACTGAATCTCACCCACACATGTAACAAACCTAGTATTGAACCTCtattcttcactgaaatttctcttttcttgtgtCCAGTTTGTGTTGATTTTGCCTCTTGGTTCACTCTGAGTGTGTTCACACTGGCAGCAGTTATTGAAGCTAGAATTGCTGTATTGCTGCTTGAGAAAGGGGAGACAAGCAGTTGTCTCAGCAGAGGAATCTATAAATTCTTCTATCAAGGATGCAGTGAAGTgggagccctgagcagccccttcAGTCAGCTCTCAGACCTGTAATAAGGTGATGacttcttcaaaaagaaaatgtttaaggCACTTAAAAAGGGCAACCTTTGCTTATTGAGCATAATGGCAAAAACTATGCCAATAAAAATTCCTCCTTCTTAATATGACCTGTTCATACTTTACCTTTGCAGTGTGTTCAGTTTGGGCTAACAACACAGATTTCCAAGCAGCCAACAAAGATAAAGTGATAAATACCAGCTGGAAAGCAATTGCAACTGATTGCAGTGGATGTTTACTAAACAAATGACTGCCACCTGAAAAGGCATAAAGAtacattcctgaaaaaaaaattaaaaataaaatatatagatatatatgtataacaaaataatttctcattttagcTATATTCTAGAAGTTGTCTGGGTGTCTGTTGATTCCCTGATACTTTCCTATCTGCCATCATTGGTGTTTCATCGGTAGAAGAAAGGACTAAATAGGCATCATGccacaatatttttcttcattgcctATCTCTGACAGGCtcaccccctgctcccctccctcagCCTTGTACCTGGACAAAGAGGTTGCAGCCAGTCTGTGAAGGTTCTGGCTGGGAGATGTCAGGGCAAAGCATGAGGtgacaggctgaaaaaaatagtgaaaagagaaagggaacTGTTGAAATTCCTAGAAAAGATGGATAAACCAGCTCATGGCTGGCATTTATGGGTGTGTCTTTCTATACTGCCTCTGACAGGGCCCAAAAGCACGGGAAAGGGTGGTTTAATGTTGGGGATAAATAAAACTTCACAAAAAGAAGGCCTCATTACCCTTGCAAAATCATGGCTCACTGCTGTTAGTTTGGCTAAGTAGAAAAGGACTCTGGGAATGACTCGGCTGAATTGCatgtagaaaaacaaattatataaCCATTACATGCTTACATTGTGGTTTATGGTGGTTGGTTGAATTATATTTGTTGTGCTTAAATGGAATGTAGCTGATAAAGGCCTAATTGCTTGAAAAGACCTGTTTTTCACAATAAACAAATTTCCTTTTGCACCTGCCTGAAGGATCTATATTGCTCTGCATCACTACAGTTCAAGGTCCTGGTGGAGGCTTCCCATTTTTCTTGCTGTGCCCAACCAGTATCTTGCTCCCACTGCTTCCCTCCCAAGCCCTGCTTTTTCAGCGAAGGAGCTGGATGTTGGTAAGCAGCTCCATGGGGAAATACAAATGCATTAATATTAGCAGAACAAAGTTCTCCCTCTACTTCCTTGCTGGCAGAGGCCCCCTTTGGTTGGTGCACCTCCTGaagctggctgcaggagcattTCCACCTGTATTGTGGCCTTTGTGGTAGGCAGGAGTGTTGTGAGCCCCATCTCCAGCCAGGATATGCCCACACAAGGGTtgtggcacagaaaaaaaactatgGATAGAGGAGAAATGTAATGTGCTAGAAGAGCAAAATAGAGctttttgctgctctgctcaaGTTGCAGCTCCCTCATTCACGCTGCCACtctttctgaaatgcagctggtACAAAACCAGCCATGTGTTAATGGAGGTCTCTGAGGAGCCCTTCGAAGGTCATGGCACTTAGAAGCACACTGACACattgtcgtggttttaaagcatttgctaaaaaatcactagaaaaacctacttatttcttgctgtgagatatggattagaagaagagcaaaacaggcttaaaacttaaaagaaatgaagtttattaacaaaactataagaataagaaaccagaataaaaccccCAGAAACCCTTTTTCTCTACTACCTAACCATTCcctcgttcacatgacaacatagagacaaaaaaacccaaaaaactggTTGTTAAGACAGTCCTAACTTTGCTATActcttttcatcagtctttgtagagaaaaagttCTCCTCTGCCAATCTGTGGcattttttacaagaaaaccattttctcatagctttctatttctctgatgccagccGACCAGAAAACTGTCATCAgtcctttcctcccatttcacaccactctgaggtgtgttatgggtcatAAGTCCaggggtgtcattttaaggatgagttactcaaaagcaaaagttctcttcatctgtctctgtgagcccccctggaaacagaagttttctctttgcctctcaagggccacaaatcttcaacaaCTATTActattccttttctgttctagcatctcataggatcacaactacttcaccatttgcttagatctacactttgaaatactccattccccccaaaatactttcatgaattaaaggagttttttcagaacacaactgtccatctccatagttttagCAAAAGActatttcagcttattaaagcatctccttatttctcttccccttccgaaacttaattcctttcttcactgtcttccATAGTTTACGTTGTCTCTTTACctgttgatcactctctcttGCCTTCTTCCTGGTAAAAGGATTAAATCTGCATGTCTCATCTGGGTGgtaaaagggttaaaatcttgctcAGGCCACAGGTGTTGATGGTGCCAGGTTTCAGCTCAGTGGTGCTTAGAGCTGGGGCCCCCCCGGGAAAAGCTTCAGGCACCCCGGAGGTTTCTcgggaggctgcagcagagcccggcccggcctggGCCCGGGGCAAGCCCTGCAGGCCCCATAGCCTGGCTCGGGAACTGCAGcagagcccggcccggcctggGNNNNNNNNNNNNNNNNNNNNNNNNNNNNNNNNNNNNNNNNNNNNNNNNNNNNNNNNNNNNNNNNNNNNNNNNNNNNNNNNNNNNNNNNNNNNNNNNNNNNGCAGGCCCCATAGCCTGGCTCGGGAActgcagcaggcccagcccagccccagcatggTCTGGGGAGGAGACAGGAGCCAGCTGGAGTTCTGCTACTTTTCAAAGCCGGAAACCAAAGAGACAAGGAAACTCCCGGGCTTAAGTCTTAAGGTCtgtgttcacaggttgatctcacttttcagtggtcaaaactactgtcagttctcagaaatggccagttattagccagaagaaaaaatcccatcagcctccagcagcctaAATTTTCTTAGGTGTTTATCCTTGTTTCTTAAATGTAAATCCATCACACACATCCTGTGATGGgccagctgggctgtgtttgaTACCACCAGAGTCACAGGGAATACAAAGTGTGCCACAATGGCCCAAAGAGTTCAAGGGGtaccaaaaaatcccagagatGCTCAGCTGTGATGGATCCTGAACTGTCATTTCTACAATGGATGGAGTAGTGTCCCTACCCCGCTCCAGCTGTCAACTGCTGctcaaatgttatttttatatttaattaggATGTTCATAATTTTAAAGCAGTAGTTTTACAGCACTTGTAGACTGGCTGAAGGATTAGAAAGGATATCCAAAAGGGACATATGAAGGCCAGCTAGACAGACAGTTTCTGGTGGGATGGCCAAAGATGTTTAGGACTTGCTTTAAATAAGGAGCAAGTTTGAGAGGGCTGCTAAAGCTTGACACAAAATACCGACCAAGTCAGTATCCACTCTGTCTCGGCAAAAACAAGTTTATCAGCAGCAAGAGAACCTATCAGCTTTGCTTCTAATTTGCCAGGCCCTTAGACACGTTAATGTATTCCCAAACCATCTAATTTACTTGCCCATCTGTAAAGTGTGATCAATATTCAGATACCTTATCCAACCAATGTTGCACTTTACCTTGCATTTCCAATCAACAGATAAATGTTGACTGTCTAGTTCAGCTTAATGCAAAATACAATATTGTGGGCTAATAATTGGTTCTTAGGAAAATGAAGTACAGTATGTTGAGAATGACAATAAACAGACAGGACAGTCCGGTTGTGGACAGAGCAGAAGGGTTGAACCTAGAAAGGCAGTGGAAGGTTTgagtgaaataataaataattctcaGTCTTAGCTATTCTTTCTTTCATAGTCTTTTTAATATGGATTCTTCTCACTCATCCTACAtgtaaattaatataattttgtgcTACTCATGAAATGAAATCACTTCAGAGAAAGGTGGTGGGGGTATCTCTTCATGTTGTTTCCTCACCATGTTGGTTTGACTAATTGTCACTGCTTGTAATGAAATTTGAGTTTCCTACTTTTAATCTTAACCAAATAAGCAACATTTTTCAATTaatgtaaattatatatatatagttatatacatatttatatatatatgtgtgtgtatactAAATGCTTAAATAATCTTTACTCctattattttacctttttcctAAGAAGATGAAAATCACTTAAAAGAATGCAGTCTTAGTCCATCAAAGAAATGCATACTACTCCTTGCAAGAGGAATACATCCATATAATTATTACCTTTCttcatgcatttttcaaaatgcaaatgtaaaaatgttttgctgcttgATATCTTTGCTTCACATTTAAATGTGAAGATGAACTGGGTACATGTACATCAAAAGTAATGAATtctagaataaataaataaataaaacatgataGACACTGTTCATATGCAAGGGTCTCTACTGTCTTTATTACCTACACATAAATGATAATCACTAAAGAAAGTAACACAGAGGTTTACATTTTATGCATGCCTCAGGTCACTTTTTAGTCTTGGGAACCTCATTCTTCTTCTTCTATCTTCTTATGAATCTCCCGGCTCTTGGCTCGGAGCTTGTTGACCTGTGACTCTGCAATGTCAGCCCGCTCCTCGGCTTCCTCCAGCTCGTGCTGGATCTTGCGGAACTTGGAGAGGTTCACATTGGACAGCTCCTcctgggaaggaagagggagtTGTGAAAACAACACGTTTTATTTGTGGACATTTATTatcagaaaaaaggaaaaacaaaaattgaaatgcCACAGCTGGGCTAGCAGAGCAGATTCAAAACCAAGATGAGAAGCTGCTTAGGGTGTTATGTGtgtcagaagagaaaagaatattGGAATGTCAAATGACATTATACACAGCAAGGTCTAGGCAGAGTTCATGTCATAGTTCTGATACACAGACTGACAGCTGTTTCTGACATCCAGGGCAAGGTATAAGCAAAGCAATAGAGTGGGAAATGAGGcttacagcaaaacaaatagGGTTGGGGAATTATATTTCCTCCCAAACCCAGCAAGTCTTACTCTCACATTCCCTATTCTATCAAAATATCATCATGTTGCATCAAAACAGTCAAGGTTTCACAAAGCtgtacagaagaaaacatgaataCAGAATTCCACCTTCCCGAGAAGAAAGTCTGGTTTGGAAAAATTGGTACTTACAGCCTCCTCAGCTTGTCTCTTGTAGGATTTCACTTTCATTTGCAGCTTGTCCACCAGATCCTGCAGCCTCAGAACATTCTTCCTGTCTTCCTCAGACTAGAGTGTTTGGCAAACAGGAAAGAGAGTCAGTTCTTGATTCTGCATCACGTGAGNNNNNNNNNNNNNNNNNNNNNNNNNNNNNNNNNNNNNNNNNNNNNNNNNNNNNNNNNNNNNNNNNNNNNNNNNNNNNNNNNNNNNNNNNNNNNNNNNNNNNNNNNNNNNNNNNNNNNNNNNNNNNNNNNNNNNNNNNNNNNNNNNNNNNNNNNNNNNNNNNNNNNNNNNNNNNNNNNNNNNNNNNNNNNNNNNNNNNNNNNNNNNNNNNNNNNNNNNNNNNNNNNNNNNNNNNNNNNNNNNNNNNNNNNNNNNNNNNNNNNNNNNNNNNNNNNNNNNNNNNNNNNNNNNNNNNNNNNNNNNNNNNNNNNNNNNNNNNNNNNNNNNNNNNNNNNNNNNNNNNNNNNNNNNNNNNNNNNNNNNNNNNNNNNNNNNNNNNNNNNNNNNNNNNNNNNNNNNNNNNNNNNNNNNNNNNNNNNNNNNNNNNNNNNNNNNNNNNNNNNNNNNNNNNNNNNNNNNNNNNNNNNNNNNNNNNNNNNNNNNNNNNNNNNNNNNNNNNNNNNNNNNNNNNNNNNNNNNNNNNNNNNNNNNNNNNNNNNNNNNNNNNNNNNNNNNNNNNNNNNNNNNNNNNNNNNNNNNNNNNNNNNNNNNNNNNNNNNNNNNNNNNNNNNNNNNNNNNNNNNNNNNNNNNNNNNNNNNNNNNNNNNNNNNNNNNNNNNNNNNNNNNNNNNNNNNNNAATGTCCGTTTCCAGCTTCTTCTTGGTGTTGATCAGGCTGGTGTTCTGTTGAAGAGCATGAacgtgatttttttttgttagcttGCAGTATCATATCAAGTAcagagtgttttgttttttttttaaaaagtgccaTCAAATCACACTGCATTCTAAGAAAACTACTGTTATAgctattaatttttcagatatgATGGGCCTTGGTATTTCATGAACATCTTCCATAAAGTCTTTTCTCACAGTTTCtcagaaaacaaggaaggaatttagacagaaaaattaaaaaattatttgcttacTATTTTCAGTTTAGTGACCATAAAACTCTGTGTTTGGTTATATTGGATACTTACAATGACATTGTTTAATTGCATAAATGACAGAGTTAGTGTGGTCCTATTTTCTTTATGGTCAGCCTAGATTTGCCTTTACAGTCTCAAATGGAAATGTGAAAGATGTTGAACTCAAGTAAAATATTAAGAACATCAAAAGGTCTCtgaatttattaatattaaggTATCTATGTTGTAGTCTAGTGAAATTCATATTACATcaacatctgaaataaaagactTAATGTTATCTATTACTTATTACTTCTTATTTATGGTGAAAGCCACTGCATTTAACAAAATACTGCTACAGCCCACCCAGTCTTAAGTTCATTTATTCGTATGATGCAATAGTATAAATATTAGCTATGTTTATAGACTGACCTGGCTATGGAGGAGCTGAACTCTCTCACTGGCATCCAGaagctcctgctcagccactTTCCTCGACCTCTCCgtctgctccagggctgcccgGAGCTCCTCAACTTCAGCCTGCAGCAGGTTTGCTCTGCGCTCCACCATGGCCACCTGCTCCTTCAGGTCATCCTGTGCTCTGACAGCATCATCCAGGTGCAGCTGAGTATcctggaaagagaaatacaaCAAATTGGGAGGTGGGTGTTTTCTATTTCGGTACTTCctattttcctgtaaatttaGAATTGAAAGAATTGtaacacaggaaaaagtaaTTGCTGTGTCAGAAATCAGTACATCTTAAATTGTGCCAAACCTTCAGCACTGCCTGAGTGTTTCTCAGGTTcttctgtgcctctgcagcctggCGGTTTGCATGGCTCAGCTGGATCTCCATCTCATTCAGGTCTCCCTCCATCTTCTTCTTCAGCCTCAGGGCTTCATTCCTGCTCCTGATCTCAGCATCCAGAGTGCTCTGCATGGAGTCCACAACTCGGAGGTGATTTCTCTTCATCTGGTCAATCTCCTCATCTTTCTCTGCTATCTTCCTGTCAATCTCAGCCTTCACTTGGTTGAGCTCAAGCTGCAGGCGCAGGATCTTCCCCTCCTCGTGTTCCAGGGAGGCCTGGAAGAGTGGACGCAAACATTGATAACATTGTTAAACATTCAATTTACATTCTAGggaacagcaaaatatttccagaaatcTCAGAAATCAATCCCCAGGCAGTACAGAGGGGAATCCAAGCCTTTTCAGCCCTATTTCCTCATTTATTATGCAGATTATTTATTACTGCAGATTCCAGTGATTATGGTCACGTACCTCAGCttcctccagagcagcctgaaTTTCAGATTTCTCCTGCTCAATCTGCTTCTTCACTTTCTCCAGCTCATGAAttgccttccctccctctgcaaTCTGCTCTGTGAGGTCAGAAATCTCCTCTGTGGGAACAAAGATCAATGGCATGGTCAGACACAGAGCAGAATGGGAAGGATCCTGTCCCACCAAGGTGACAGGCACCTCTGCAGAtctgcaggcacagagccaTGAACAATGGTGGTCATGGCTGATGGTGAGAAAGGCCagtgaggggagcagagggcCAGGGACTTACGCTGCAAGTTCTTGTTCTCCCGCTTCATTGTTTCCAGGTGGTCCAAGGACTCCTCATAGGCATTCTTCATCTTGAACAGCTCCGTGCTCAGAGAGCGCGACTCCTTCTGCGAGGCCTCCAGCTCAGCCNNNNNNNNNNNNNNNNNNNNNNNNNNNNNNNNNNNNNNNNNNNNNNNNNNNNNNNNNNNNNNNNNNNNNNNNNNNNNNNNNNNNNNNNNNNNNNNNNNNNNNNNNNNNNNNNNNNNNNNNNNNNNNNNNNNNNNNNNNNNNNNNNNNNNNNNNNNNNNNNNNNNNNNNNNNNNNNNNNNNNNNNNNNNNNNNNNNNNNNNNNNNNNNNNNNNNNNNNNNNNNNNNNNNNNNNNNNNNNNNNNNNNNNNNNNNNNNNNNNNNNNNNNNNNNNNNNNNNNNNNNNNNNNNNNNNNNNNNNNNNNNNNNNNNNNNNNNNNNNNNNNNNNNNNNNNNNNNNNNNNNNNNNNNNNNNNNNNNNNNNNNNNNNNNNNNNNNNNNNNNNNNNNNNNNNNNNNNNNNNNNNNNNNNNNNNNNNNNNNNNNNNNNNNNNNNNNNNNNNNNNNNNNNNNNNNNNNNNNNNNNNNNNNNNNNNNNNNNNNNNNNNNNNNNNNNNNNNNNNNNNNNNNNNNNNNNNNNNNNNNNNNNNNNNNNNNNNNNNNNNNNNNNNNNNNNNNNNNNNNNNNNNNNNNNNNNNNNNNNNNNNNNNNNNNNNNNNNNNNNNNNNNNNNNNNNNNNNNNNNNNNNNNNNNNNNNNNNNNNNNNNNNNNNNNNNNNNNNNNNNNNNNNNNNNNNNNNNNNNNNNNNNNNNNNNNNNNNNNNNNNNNNNNNNNNNNNNNNNNNNNNNNNNNNNNNNNNNNNNNNNNNNNNNNNNNNNNNNNNNNNNNNNNNNNNNNNNNNNNNNNNNNNNNNNNNNNNNNNNNNNNNNNNNNNNNNNNNNNNNNNNNNNNNNNNNNNNNNNNNNNNNNNNNNNNNNNNNNNNNNNNNNNNNNNNNNNNNNNNNNNNNNNNNNNNNNNNNNNNNNNNNNNNNNNNNNNNNNNNNNNNNNN harbors:
- the LOC107212295 gene encoding myosin heavy chain, skeletal muscle-like: MNPQENLNKLMTNLRSTHPHFVRCIIPNESKTPGAMEHELVLHQLRCNGVLEGIRICRKGFPSRILYADFKQRAELEASQKESRSLSTELFKMKNAYEESLDHLETMKRENKNLQQEISDLTEQIAEGGKAIHELEKVKKQIEQEKSEIQAALEEAEASLEHEEGKILRLQLELNQVKAEIDRKIAEKDEEIDQMKRNHLRVVDSMQSTLDAEIRSRNEALRLKKKMEGDLNEMEIQLSHANRQAAEAQKNLRNTQAVLKDTQLHLDDAVRAQDDLKEQVAMVERRANLLQAEVEELRAALEQTERSRKVAEQELLDASERVQLLHSQNTSLINTKKKLETDISEEDRKNVLRLQDLVDKLQMKVKSYKRQAEEAEELSNVNLSKFRKIQHELEEAEERADIAESQVNKLRAKSREIHKKIEEEE